The Sedimentisphaera salicampi genome includes a region encoding these proteins:
- a CDS encoding aconitate hydratase, with the protein MGDTLTYKILKSHLMEGSLEKGSPAGIRIDQTLTQDATGTTAYLLFESMGAGRVKTEKSVSYIDHNMSQFGPENHNDHLYLQTVAAKSGAYHSRAGNGICHQVHLERFGRPGATLLGSDSHTPTCGGIGMIAIGAGGLDVAVAMGGGAFFLTAPKVIGVKLTGKLPPWTASKDIILKLLSILTTKGNVGCVVEYFGEGVKNLSVPQRATVTNMGAELGVTTSVFPSDEVTEGFLKAQKRGNDYQPLETDSDAEYDRIIEIDLSSLEPMAACPSSPDNIKSVKEIEDTEVQQVIIGSCTNSSYTDLMMAAKVMKGKTIAPFVELGVAPGSRQVLNMLASNGALSDIIAAGARILECGCGPCIGQGFSPANDTATVRTFNRNFAGRTGTKGDNAYLVSPETAVAAALTGKLTDPRKLGVEYPEIEMPEAFTIDDSLIQEPLGKEEAKRCEVQRGPTIVVPEAPKYLPEKLEGNALLKCGDKITTDHIMPAGAYLKFRSNVPEYAKVVFNCFNEEGKPTFADRALKLKNQGKAGIIIAGESYGQGSSREHAALCPMYLGVRAVIAKSIERIHKANLINFAIVPIEFENPADYDGISQEDEIVIPNLLEAVKSEDSVVIENKTKGKTLTGKLNLSPRDRDILLSAGLLNYTKNLNKES; encoded by the coding sequence ATGGGTGATACATTAACATACAAAATACTTAAGTCTCACTTAATGGAGGGAAGCCTTGAGAAAGGCAGCCCTGCGGGGATAAGGATAGACCAAACGCTCACTCAAGACGCCACAGGCACAACAGCATACCTGCTGTTCGAATCGATGGGTGCGGGTAGAGTGAAAACCGAGAAAAGCGTGAGCTATATCGACCACAATATGAGCCAGTTCGGCCCGGAAAATCACAACGACCACCTCTACCTTCAGACAGTAGCAGCTAAGAGCGGAGCTTATCACAGCAGAGCAGGCAACGGTATATGCCATCAGGTTCATCTGGAGCGCTTCGGCAGACCCGGGGCAACCCTTCTCGGCAGCGATTCGCACACACCTACCTGCGGCGGGATCGGTATGATAGCAATCGGGGCAGGCGGGCTTGATGTGGCAGTAGCGATGGGCGGCGGGGCATTCTTCCTCACTGCACCGAAAGTAATAGGCGTTAAGCTTACCGGCAAACTCCCCCCGTGGACAGCGAGCAAGGATATTATCCTCAAGCTTTTGAGCATACTCACGACAAAGGGGAATGTGGGCTGCGTGGTAGAATATTTCGGCGAAGGTGTTAAAAATCTAAGCGTCCCGCAGAGGGCCACCGTTACCAATATGGGGGCTGAGCTCGGGGTAACAACGAGCGTATTCCCAAGCGATGAGGTTACAGAGGGCTTTTTGAAGGCACAGAAAAGAGGCAATGATTATCAGCCTCTCGAAACAGATTCTGATGCCGAATACGACAGAATAATAGAGATTGACCTTTCTTCGCTTGAACCTATGGCAGCCTGCCCTTCCTCGCCCGATAATATCAAATCGGTTAAAGAAATTGAGGACACAGAAGTGCAGCAGGTGATTATCGGAAGCTGCACAAACTCCAGCTACACGGACTTGATGATGGCTGCAAAAGTTATGAAGGGCAAAACAATTGCTCCTTTCGTGGAGCTGGGGGTGGCTCCCGGAAGCAGGCAAGTGCTCAATATGCTTGCGAGCAACGGGGCTCTCTCGGATATTATAGCAGCGGGGGCAAGAATCCTCGAATGCGGGTGCGGGCCTTGCATCGGGCAGGGCTTCTCCCCTGCCAACGATACTGCAACAGTGCGCACGTTCAACAGAAATTTCGCAGGAAGAACCGGGACCAAGGGCGACAACGCATATCTTGTCAGCCCGGAGACAGCAGTGGCAGCTGCCCTGACCGGCAAACTCACAGACCCACGAAAGCTTGGAGTTGAGTACCCGGAAATAGAGATGCCCGAGGCCTTCACAATAGATGACAGCCTAATACAGGAACCGCTCGGAAAAGAGGAGGCCAAGAGGTGCGAGGTGCAGAGAGGGCCTACGATTGTGGTCCCGGAGGCGCCGAAATATCTGCCCGAGAAGCTTGAGGGCAATGCACTTCTCAAGTGCGGCGATAAGATTACGACAGACCACATTATGCCTGCGGGGGCTTATCTTAAGTTCCGCTCGAATGTGCCGGAATATGCGAAGGTAGTTTTCAACTGCTTCAATGAAGAAGGCAAACCTACATTCGCAGACAGAGCCCTCAAGCTGAAAAATCAGGGCAAGGCAGGAATTATCATTGCAGGTGAGAGCTACGGCCAGGGTTCTTCAAGAGAACATGCGGCGCTTTGCCCGATGTATCTGGGGGTGAGGGCTGTGATAGCGAAATCAATCGAAAGGATACACAAGGCCAACCTCATCAACTTTGCAATTGTTCCGATAGAGTTTGAAAATCCGGCAGATTACGACGGCATCTCCCAAGAAGATGAGATTGTAATACCGAATCTGCTGGAGGCAGTGAAATCTGAAGACAGCGTGGTAATTGAAAACAAAACCAAGGGCAAAACTCTAACCGGCAAGCTCAATCTCTCGCCCAGAGACAGAGATATCCTGCTCAGCGCCGGCCTTCTTAATTACACAAAAAATCTCAACAAAGAGAGCTGA